One Candidatus Korarchaeum sp. genomic region harbors:
- a CDS encoding acetyl ornithine aminotransferase family protein — MGDIIGPKIVTPVPGPRAKSIIERHHKTMATTTNDPEFMPLVIDRGEGVWIWDVDGNVYLDFATGIGVNNVGIRHPEVQKAIEDQLGKIWHAAGTDFYLEKQVELAEKLSEIAPGSFPKKSFLSNSGAESNEAAIKVARWSTGRKLLMGFIGAFHGRTMGALSVTASKITQRSRFFPMMPGVYHAPYPNPYRNPWHIDGYENPNELVSRAIEFIEEYMFNKYVPPDEVAAFIFEPVQGEGGYVVPPRGFFSELKKLADKHGILLIDDEVQMGMGRTGKMFAIEHFGVVPDIVTLAKSLGGGIPIGATVYRSDLDFGVPGAHSNTFGGNAVACAAAIATINVVQKLLPNVVKLEKIFKERLNDIKEKYERIGDVRGIGLAWGVELVKDRRSKEYAKAERDKVVLEALRRGLVMLPCGASTIRIIPALVMTEEQAKLGLDIFEQAIRAVLK; from the coding sequence ATGGGTGATATCATTGGTCCGAAGATCGTAACACCCGTTCCGGGTCCCAGGGCTAAGTCGATAATAGAACGCCACCATAAGACGATGGCTACGACGACTAACGACCCTGAGTTTATGCCCCTCGTTATAGATAGGGGAGAGGGCGTTTGGATCTGGGATGTCGATGGGAACGTTTACTTAGATTTTGCTACCGGTATAGGAGTCAATAATGTGGGGATAAGACACCCTGAAGTTCAGAAAGCTATAGAGGATCAGCTAGGAAAGATATGGCACGCAGCGGGCACTGACTTCTACTTAGAGAAGCAAGTGGAGCTAGCTGAGAAGCTGAGCGAGATAGCCCCGGGGAGCTTCCCTAAGAAGAGTTTCCTGAGCAACAGCGGAGCTGAGAGTAACGAAGCTGCTATCAAAGTAGCTAGGTGGAGCACGGGGAGGAAGCTACTTATGGGGTTCATAGGGGCCTTCCACGGAAGGACCATGGGTGCTTTGAGCGTCACTGCCAGCAAGATAACCCAAAGATCTAGGTTTTTCCCCATGATGCCGGGAGTTTACCACGCGCCTTACCCGAACCCCTACAGGAACCCTTGGCACATAGATGGGTACGAGAACCCTAATGAGCTCGTCAGCAGAGCTATTGAGTTTATAGAGGAGTATATGTTCAACAAGTACGTTCCCCCTGATGAGGTCGCTGCCTTCATCTTCGAACCGGTGCAGGGGGAGGGAGGCTACGTCGTGCCCCCCAGGGGATTCTTCTCGGAGCTCAAGAAACTCGCTGATAAACACGGGATACTTCTGATAGACGATGAGGTGCAGATGGGTATGGGCAGGACGGGGAAGATGTTCGCCATAGAGCACTTCGGGGTCGTCCCTGATATAGTGACGCTGGCTAAGTCCTTAGGTGGTGGTATACCGATAGGAGCCACCGTTTACAGGAGCGATCTGGACTTCGGGGTACCTGGAGCTCATAGCAATACGTTCGGAGGTAATGCTGTCGCTTGCGCAGCAGCGATAGCTACTATAAACGTCGTTCAGAAGCTGCTGCCAAACGTAGTTAAGCTTGAGAAGATCTTCAAGGAGAGGCTCAACGATATAAAGGAGAAGTACGAGAGGATTGGTGATGTCAGGGGCATAGGACTGGCTTGGGGAGTGGAGTTAGTGAAAGACAGGAGGAGTAAGGAGTACGCGAAAGCTGAGAGGGATAAGGTGGTACTTGAGGCGCTCAGGAGGGGGCTCGTGATGCTACCGTGCGGAGCTAGCACGATAAGGATAATCCCGGCGCTGGTGATGACTGAGGAGCAAGCTAAACTAGGCCTGGATATATTCGAGCAGGCGATCAGAGCGGTCCTCAAGTGA
- a CDS encoding prefoldin subunit — MLRVNSGGTMSSDDYLQAKAEEILAELNQVLVQLASLRSEYNSIDEAIRRLENLPNAGEVFERVGVLYIRRDRESVLLDLKATRETLEAAIKSLEKKERDLRETLSRIAGSTRGS, encoded by the coding sequence ATGTTGAGGGTTAACTCAGGAGGGACCATGTCATCAGATGACTATCTTCAAGCCAAGGCTGAGGAGATATTAGCCGAGTTGAATCAAGTCTTAGTTCAGTTAGCTAGCTTGAGGTCCGAGTATAATTCCATTGATGAAGCCATAAGGAGACTCGAGAACCTTCCCAACGCTGGCGAGGTCTTCGAGAGAGTCGGTGTGCTCTACATAAGGAGAGACAGGGAATCCGTCCTCCTCGACCTCAAGGCCACTAGAGAAACCTTGGAAGCTGCTATAAAGTCCTTGGAGAAGAAGGAGAGGGACCTCAGGGAGACTCTGAGCAGGATAGCAGGCTCTACTCGAGGTAGCTGA
- a CDS encoding restriction endonuclease subunit M: MPEDWLSSMRGEILKKLGVTPLSDESFEILVATLKSLLRYSDDIRSLAHWDAPVLPMLARLEAEEVKLLESEVEGVRISLKECRLKVQKLIPRDLRRGLSVYYTVDMGSDLMASLSSRLLSEREEVVIADPFLGSGSTLVPAIGRIGERKVKCVWGIEALPLPALVAYASLLDSLGGRRDSVKVMVGDAFKLVPKLIHGKFAKADAVLTNPPFTRWRNLGKGYREFLISLARELGYGEYLTRGEVSLQAISLFLCDYILNEKGLLISVLPASTFYTIYGRGIKRLMRERYGIHALISSKSRTSFSEDSGFKELIFAATKGQFYIRTAFIEVDERFNDSLITDNVLVDLHNVPRFLDLNWLAFFNRKLSGMLTEAIEKGLKEGKLRYGVDLLRGKIVRGIEIYGPDFFFLPNRFWRVVEESDDSVLVKRGDEELVISKDFLVRVLRKPSLYANRIKIEADSFMLSIPPLGISELPDELRRYVEWGSESGAAGPALRSKGPRWYSHVWRQVSVKKPYGRVFLPDKVDISFRNRSVFANYSEEETTASKDFYIIRSGSETVDKLLVGWFNSTIFISILILLGRRISETWTRFLEDDYLELPIPDFSFTGSMGLKVVERVERLLKLKLPPIRDQIGSEERYELDLALAEFIGLRDPEGFIENLHECIRGEQL, encoded by the coding sequence ATGCCAGAGGATTGGTTGAGTAGCATGAGGGGAGAGATTCTAAAAAAGCTAGGCGTAACTCCTTTGAGTGACGAATCTTTTGAGATCTTGGTAGCTACCTTAAAATCCTTACTGAGATACTCCGACGATATAAGATCGCTTGCCCATTGGGATGCTCCCGTCCTGCCCATGCTGGCGAGACTTGAGGCCGAGGAGGTTAAGCTCCTGGAGTCCGAGGTCGAGGGAGTGAGAATATCGCTTAAGGAATGTCGACTCAAGGTCCAAAAATTGATACCTCGTGACCTAAGGAGGGGCCTCTCGGTTTACTATACAGTAGATATGGGGAGCGATCTAATGGCCTCACTGAGCTCAAGGCTCTTAAGCGAGAGGGAGGAAGTCGTTATCGCCGATCCCTTCCTCGGTTCCGGTTCAACTTTAGTACCTGCGATAGGGAGGATAGGGGAGAGGAAGGTTAAGTGTGTATGGGGAATAGAGGCGCTTCCTCTACCTGCTCTCGTTGCTTACGCCTCACTTCTCGATTCCCTAGGCGGAAGGAGGGATTCCGTGAAGGTTATGGTGGGGGATGCCTTCAAGTTAGTACCTAAGCTCATTCACGGGAAGTTTGCGAAAGCGGATGCTGTACTCACTAACCCCCCGTTCACCCGATGGAGGAACCTGGGGAAGGGGTATAGGGAGTTCCTGATCTCCCTAGCGAGGGAGCTAGGGTACGGGGAGTACCTGACTAGGGGAGAGGTGAGCCTTCAAGCTATCTCGCTGTTCCTATGCGATTACATCCTCAATGAGAAAGGGCTACTCATCTCCGTCCTTCCCGCATCCACGTTCTACACGATCTACGGTAGGGGAATCAAGCGCTTGATGAGGGAGAGGTACGGGATCCATGCTCTCATCAGCTCCAAGTCTAGAACATCCTTCTCAGAGGATAGTGGGTTCAAGGAATTGATATTCGCCGCTACGAAAGGTCAGTTCTATATAAGGACAGCCTTTATAGAGGTGGATGAGCGTTTCAACGACTCCCTCATTACTGATAACGTGCTCGTAGATCTGCACAATGTACCGCGTTTCCTGGACCTCAACTGGCTCGCCTTCTTCAATAGGAAATTGAGTGGTATGTTAACTGAGGCGATAGAGAAAGGGTTGAAGGAAGGAAAGCTGCGTTACGGGGTTGATTTATTGAGAGGGAAGATAGTAAGGGGGATCGAGATATATGGCCCCGATTTCTTCTTCCTGCCTAACAGGTTCTGGAGGGTAGTTGAGGAGAGCGATGATTCCGTATTGGTGAAGAGGGGGGATGAGGAACTCGTCATAAGCAAGGATTTCCTAGTTAGAGTATTGAGAAAGCCTAGTTTATACGCTAATAGGATAAAGATTGAAGCCGATAGCTTCATGCTATCGATCCCACCACTCGGTATCTCAGAGCTCCCCGATGAGCTGAGGCGTTACGTGGAGTGGGGTTCGGAGTCTGGTGCAGCGGGACCCGCCCTGAGGAGCAAGGGACCACGTTGGTACAGCCACGTCTGGAGGCAGGTATCAGTTAAGAAACCGTACGGGAGGGTCTTCCTACCTGATAAGGTGGACATCTCATTCAGGAACAGGAGCGTCTTCGCTAACTATAGTGAGGAGGAGACAACAGCTTCAAAGGACTTTTACATAATCAGGAGCGGAAGCGAGACGGTAGATAAGCTCCTAGTGGGATGGTTCAATAGCACGATCTTCATCTCGATCCTGATTCTGCTCGGGAGGAGGATATCTGAGACTTGGACGAGGTTCCTGGAGGATGACTACCTGGAGCTACCGATCCCGGACTTCAGCTTTACGGGAAGCATGGGCCTCAAGGTCGTTGAGAGAGTCGAAAGGTTGCTCAAACTTAAGCTACCGCCGATCCGGGATCAGATCGGTTCTGAGGAGAGGTACGAGCTAGACCTAGCTTTGGCCGAGTTCATCGGCTTGAGAGATCCGGAGGGGTTCATCGAAAACCTCCATGAATGCATCCGCGGTGAGCAGCTCTGA